Proteins encoded by one window of Chiroxiphia lanceolata isolate bChiLan1 chromosome 26, bChiLan1.pri, whole genome shotgun sequence:
- the NBR1 gene encoding next to BRCA1 gene 1 protein isoform X1, with protein MEPPVTLRVSCRGDTRSFVVSDPAHTTWADVEAMVKVSFDLDNVQIKYIDEDNDEVSVNSKEEYEEALKIAVKQGNQLQMNAYERNPACALQVPEKTVTEKLMLLKDEKKPLLCYSMLAQGLQEELKDDKELTIQQKLNQTQTGSTSEDPPEWFTSYLETFREQVVKETVEKLEQKLYEKLVPSSQPADFAESSAAAAPPPAEGSPCDWLISCCNCQARIVGVRYQCSLCPAYNICEECEAGTYAHDPNHVLLKLRRPVLCTAENYSPAELPPRLPATLEQVRLQKQMDKRFLKAEKQRLRAEKKQRKAEVRELKKQLKLHRKIHMWNSVHVLETSSSPTLKSESLQPNTFLSPNQPFQAIVPTLSAVFVDENLPDGTHLQPGTKFIKHWRMKNTGNVEWSSDTKLKLMWGNLTLASSEKKDVVVPSLPSGQVGTVSVEFVAPNIEGTYTSHWRLSHKGEQFGPRIWCSIVVDPSPAADCLESEWKDSDSCQKSNSSSTKQDASFKTEASAQLMGEITEQAEVSLPTIPLKIKNLPSEREFYIPSVDLLTAQDLLSFELLDINIVQELERVPHNTPVDMTPCMSPLPHDSPLLEKPGLGQIEEENEGSGFKLVPGVAEGCLPVDSSMVKVKAEHALNQEEGEEDMSGTQFVCETVIRSLTLDAAPDHKPPQKKNKVLQNSLQTLQDSFSCNMINEESPMINTNSTSKKEAKIHQSELITENYCGKEGDLPPSAESTSPCSGADNCEEEEDKDDVQSQGSSASSEDYIIILPECFDTSRPLGESMYSSALSQPSLEKTGELEAGAESPEAGSQPQIHGVSDILSTSQTLAAVPLTPETVDTSPQTQRNLAPLQDHIFQELNISASENISSAPHNQIRREEPSGEDSHGPGSSEFPPSKQKFSEYPRYPQGSSIAGELVKGALSVAASAYKALFAGPPIIEQQPAATEEQTATLLSSLCEMGFCDRQLNLRLLKKHNNNMIQVVTELLQISNSDWYSSRC; from the exons ATGGAGCCCCCGGTGACCCTCCGCGTCTCCTGCCGCGGCGACACCCGCAGCTTCGTCGTGTCGGACCCGGCGCACACGACGTGGGCCGATGTGGAGGCCATG GTTAAGGTTTCATTTGACCTGGACAACGTTCAGATCAAATACATTGATGAGGACAATGATGAG gtCTCTGTGAATAGCAAAG agGAATATGAAGAAGCTCTGAAG ATTGCAGTTAAACAAGGAAATCAACTTCAGATGAATGCCTATGAAAGAAACCCTGCTTGTGCTTTGCAAGTACCTGAAAAAACTGTGACAGAAAAGCTGATGCTTCTGAAGGATGAGAAGAAACCTCTTTTATGCTATTCCATGCTAGCTCAGGGATTACAGGAAGAATTAAAAGATGACAAGGAGCTGACCATTCAG cagaaGTTAAATCAGACACAAACAGGAAGCACAAGTGAAGATCCTCCAGAATGGTTTACAAGCTACTTGGAAACA TTCAGGGAACAAGTAGTTAAGGAGACTGTCGAGAAGCTGGAGCAGAAGCTGTATGAGAAGCTTGTTCCTAGCAGTCAGCCTGCAGACTTTGCTGagagctcagctgcagcagcacctccccCTGCGGAGGGCAGCCCCTGTGACTGGTTGATCTCCTGCTGCAACTGCCAGGCCCGGATCGTGGGGGTGCGCTACCAGTGCAG CCTTTGTCCAGCCTACAACATCTGTGAAGAGTGTGAAGCAGGAACATATGCCCACGATCCAAACCATGTCTTGTTAAAGCTGCGCAGGCCCGTCCTCTGCACTGCTGAGAAttacagccctgcagagctcccaccACGCCTTCCTGCCACTCTGGAGCAAGTCAG GCTCCAGAAACAGATGGACAAAAGATTTCTGAAGGCAGAGAAGCAAAGATTAcgagcagaaaagaaacagcgAAAAGCAGAGGTCCGAGAGCTCAAAAAGCAGCTAAAATTGCACAGGAAAATTCATATGTGGAACTCTGTCCATGTATTGGAAACGAGCAGCTCACCTACTCTGAAATCTGAGAGTCTCCAACCTAACACCTTCCT GAGTCCTAATCAACCCTTCCAAGCAATTGTCCCAACACTAAGTGCAGTATTTGTGGATGAGAATTTGCCTGATGGCACTCACTTGCAACCAGGAACAAAGTTTATCAAACACTGGCGAATGAAAAATACTGGCAATGTGGAATGGAGCTCAGACACAAAG CTGAAACTTATGTGGGGAAATCTGACCTTGGCATCTTCTGAGAAAAAAGATGTGGTAGTGCCATCCCTTCCATCGGGACAAGTGGGAACTGTTTCAGTTGAGTTTGTAGCTCCTAATATTGAAGGAACTTACACTTCTCACTGGAGACTGTCACACAAAGGAGAACAGTTTGGGCCAAGGATCTGGTGCAGTATTGTTGTggatccctctccagctgctgacTGTCTAGAAAGTGAGTGGAAGGATTCTGACTCCTGTCAGAAGAGTAACAGTTCCAGCACCAAACAG gaTGCTTCCTTCAAAACAGAAGCAAGTGCTCAACTGATGGGTGAAATCACAGAGCAGGCTGAAGTATCTCTGCCAACTATTCCTTTAAAGATCAAAAATCTGCCAAGTGAGAGAGAGTTTTACATCCCGTCTGTTGATCTCCTCACTGCACAG GATTTGCTGTCCTTTGAGCTGTTGGACATTAATATTGTGCAGGAATTGGAGCGAGTGCCACACAATACTCCTGTTG ACATGACTCCATGCATGTCCCCTTTGCCACATGACAGCCCCTTGCTGGAGAAACCTGGCTTAGGTCAGATAGAGGAGGAGAATGAGGGGAGTGGATTTAAACTAGTTCCTG GAGTGGCAGAAGGCTGCCTTCCTGTGGACTCTTCCATGGTGAAGGTGAAAGCTGAGCATGCACTGAaccaggaggaaggggaagaagataTGAGTGGGACTCAGTTTGTCTGTGAAACTGTGATTCGATCTCTGACCCTGGATGCTGCACCTGACCACAAgcctccacaaaaaaaaaataaagtccttCAGA ACTCTTTACAAACATTGCAAGACTCCTTCAGTTGCAATATGATAAATGAAGAATCTCCTATGATAAATACTAATTCCACTTccaaaaaggaagcaaagattCATCAGTCAGAGCTAATTACGGAAAATTACTGTG ggaAGGAAGGGGACCTTCCACCATCTGCTGAGAGCACGAGCCCTTGTAGTGGTGCTGACAAttgtgaggaagaggaagataaaGATGATGTTCAGAGTCAAGGCTCCTCTGCTTCATCAGAGGATTATATCATTATTCTCCCTGAGTGCTTTGACACAAGTCGGCCTTTGGGCGAGTCCATGTATAGTTCAGCTCTTTCTCAGCCCAGTTTGGAAAAGACAGGAGAACTtgaagcaggagcagagagccCTGAAGCAGGAAGCCAGCCACAGATCCACGGGGTCAGTGACATTTTGTCAACTTCCCAAACACTGGCTGCAGTGCCACTGACCCCAGAGACTGTGGACACCTCACCCCAGACACAAAG GAATCTTGCACCTCTTCAGGATCATATCTTCCAGGAACTAAACATATCAGCTTCAGAGAATATCTCTTCTGCTCCTCATAATCAAATACGAAGAGAAG AACCCAGTGGTGAAGACAGTCACGGTCCAGGATCTTCTGAATTTCCCCCTAGTAAACAGAAGTTCTCAGAATACCCAAG GTACCCTCAAGGAAGCAGCATTGCAGGAGAACTTGTCAAAGGAGCTTTGTCTGTTGCTGCTTCTGCCTACAAGGCATTATTTGCTGGACCTCCTATTATTGAGCAG cagcctGCAGCTACAGAAGAGCAGACTGCCACTCTGCTGTCCAGCCTGTGTGAGATGGGATTCTGTGACAGGCAGTTAAACCTGAGGCTGCTGAAGAAACACAACAATAACATGATTCAAGTGGTAACTGAATTACTGCAGATCAGTAACAGTGACTGGTACAGCAGTAGATGCTGA
- the NBR1 gene encoding next to BRCA1 gene 1 protein isoform X3 has product MEPPVTLRVSCRGDTRSFVVSDPAHTTWADVEAMVKVSFDLDNVQIKYIDEDNDEVSVNSKEEYEEALKIAVKQGNQLQMNAYERNPACALQVPEKTVTEKLMLLKDEKKPLLCYSMLAQGLQEELKDDKELTIQQKLNQTQTGSTSEDPPEWFTSYLETFREQVVKETVEKLEQKLYEKLVPSSQPADFAESSAAAAPPPAEGSPCDWLISCCNCQARIVGVRYQCSLCPAYNICEECEAGTYAHDPNHVLLKLRRPVLCTAENYSPAELPPRLPATLEQVRLQKQMDKRFLKAEKQRLRAEKKQRKAEVRELKKQLKLHRKIHMWNSVHVLETSSSPTLKSESLQPNTFLSPNQPFQAIVPTLSAVFVDENLPDGTHLQPGTKFIKHWRMKNTGNVEWSSDTKLKLMWGNLTLASSEKKDVVVPSLPSGQVGTVSVEFVAPNIEGTYTSHWRLSHKGEQFGPRIWCSIVVDPSPAADCLESEWKDSDSCQKSNSSSTKQDASFKTEASAQLMGEITEQAEVSLPTIPLKIKNLPSEREFYIPSVDLLTAQDLLSFELLDINIVQELERVPHNTPVGVAEGCLPVDSSMVKVKAEHALNQEEGEEDMSGTQFVCETVIRSLTLDAAPDHKPPQKKNKVLQNSLQTLQDSFSCNMINEESPMINTNSTSKKEAKIHQSELITENYCGKEGDLPPSAESTSPCSGADNCEEEEDKDDVQSQGSSASSEDYIIILPECFDTSRPLGESMYSSALSQPSLEKTGELEAGAESPEAGSQPQIHGVSDILSTSQTLAAVPLTPETVDTSPQTQRNLAPLQDHIFQELNISASENISSAPHNQIRREEPSGEDSHGPGSSEFPPSKQKFSEYPRYPQGSSIAGELVKGALSVAASAYKALFAGPPIIEQQPAATEEQTATLLSSLCEMGFCDRQLNLRLLKKHNNNMIQVVTELLQISNSDWYSSRC; this is encoded by the exons ATGGAGCCCCCGGTGACCCTCCGCGTCTCCTGCCGCGGCGACACCCGCAGCTTCGTCGTGTCGGACCCGGCGCACACGACGTGGGCCGATGTGGAGGCCATG GTTAAGGTTTCATTTGACCTGGACAACGTTCAGATCAAATACATTGATGAGGACAATGATGAG gtCTCTGTGAATAGCAAAG agGAATATGAAGAAGCTCTGAAG ATTGCAGTTAAACAAGGAAATCAACTTCAGATGAATGCCTATGAAAGAAACCCTGCTTGTGCTTTGCAAGTACCTGAAAAAACTGTGACAGAAAAGCTGATGCTTCTGAAGGATGAGAAGAAACCTCTTTTATGCTATTCCATGCTAGCTCAGGGATTACAGGAAGAATTAAAAGATGACAAGGAGCTGACCATTCAG cagaaGTTAAATCAGACACAAACAGGAAGCACAAGTGAAGATCCTCCAGAATGGTTTACAAGCTACTTGGAAACA TTCAGGGAACAAGTAGTTAAGGAGACTGTCGAGAAGCTGGAGCAGAAGCTGTATGAGAAGCTTGTTCCTAGCAGTCAGCCTGCAGACTTTGCTGagagctcagctgcagcagcacctccccCTGCGGAGGGCAGCCCCTGTGACTGGTTGATCTCCTGCTGCAACTGCCAGGCCCGGATCGTGGGGGTGCGCTACCAGTGCAG CCTTTGTCCAGCCTACAACATCTGTGAAGAGTGTGAAGCAGGAACATATGCCCACGATCCAAACCATGTCTTGTTAAAGCTGCGCAGGCCCGTCCTCTGCACTGCTGAGAAttacagccctgcagagctcccaccACGCCTTCCTGCCACTCTGGAGCAAGTCAG GCTCCAGAAACAGATGGACAAAAGATTTCTGAAGGCAGAGAAGCAAAGATTAcgagcagaaaagaaacagcgAAAAGCAGAGGTCCGAGAGCTCAAAAAGCAGCTAAAATTGCACAGGAAAATTCATATGTGGAACTCTGTCCATGTATTGGAAACGAGCAGCTCACCTACTCTGAAATCTGAGAGTCTCCAACCTAACACCTTCCT GAGTCCTAATCAACCCTTCCAAGCAATTGTCCCAACACTAAGTGCAGTATTTGTGGATGAGAATTTGCCTGATGGCACTCACTTGCAACCAGGAACAAAGTTTATCAAACACTGGCGAATGAAAAATACTGGCAATGTGGAATGGAGCTCAGACACAAAG CTGAAACTTATGTGGGGAAATCTGACCTTGGCATCTTCTGAGAAAAAAGATGTGGTAGTGCCATCCCTTCCATCGGGACAAGTGGGAACTGTTTCAGTTGAGTTTGTAGCTCCTAATATTGAAGGAACTTACACTTCTCACTGGAGACTGTCACACAAAGGAGAACAGTTTGGGCCAAGGATCTGGTGCAGTATTGTTGTggatccctctccagctgctgacTGTCTAGAAAGTGAGTGGAAGGATTCTGACTCCTGTCAGAAGAGTAACAGTTCCAGCACCAAACAG gaTGCTTCCTTCAAAACAGAAGCAAGTGCTCAACTGATGGGTGAAATCACAGAGCAGGCTGAAGTATCTCTGCCAACTATTCCTTTAAAGATCAAAAATCTGCCAAGTGAGAGAGAGTTTTACATCCCGTCTGTTGATCTCCTCACTGCACAG GATTTGCTGTCCTTTGAGCTGTTGGACATTAATATTGTGCAGGAATTGGAGCGAGTGCCACACAATACTCCTGTTG GAGTGGCAGAAGGCTGCCTTCCTGTGGACTCTTCCATGGTGAAGGTGAAAGCTGAGCATGCACTGAaccaggaggaaggggaagaagataTGAGTGGGACTCAGTTTGTCTGTGAAACTGTGATTCGATCTCTGACCCTGGATGCTGCACCTGACCACAAgcctccacaaaaaaaaaataaagtccttCAGA ACTCTTTACAAACATTGCAAGACTCCTTCAGTTGCAATATGATAAATGAAGAATCTCCTATGATAAATACTAATTCCACTTccaaaaaggaagcaaagattCATCAGTCAGAGCTAATTACGGAAAATTACTGTG ggaAGGAAGGGGACCTTCCACCATCTGCTGAGAGCACGAGCCCTTGTAGTGGTGCTGACAAttgtgaggaagaggaagataaaGATGATGTTCAGAGTCAAGGCTCCTCTGCTTCATCAGAGGATTATATCATTATTCTCCCTGAGTGCTTTGACACAAGTCGGCCTTTGGGCGAGTCCATGTATAGTTCAGCTCTTTCTCAGCCCAGTTTGGAAAAGACAGGAGAACTtgaagcaggagcagagagccCTGAAGCAGGAAGCCAGCCACAGATCCACGGGGTCAGTGACATTTTGTCAACTTCCCAAACACTGGCTGCAGTGCCACTGACCCCAGAGACTGTGGACACCTCACCCCAGACACAAAG GAATCTTGCACCTCTTCAGGATCATATCTTCCAGGAACTAAACATATCAGCTTCAGAGAATATCTCTTCTGCTCCTCATAATCAAATACGAAGAGAAG AACCCAGTGGTGAAGACAGTCACGGTCCAGGATCTTCTGAATTTCCCCCTAGTAAACAGAAGTTCTCAGAATACCCAAG GTACCCTCAAGGAAGCAGCATTGCAGGAGAACTTGTCAAAGGAGCTTTGTCTGTTGCTGCTTCTGCCTACAAGGCATTATTTGCTGGACCTCCTATTATTGAGCAG cagcctGCAGCTACAGAAGAGCAGACTGCCACTCTGCTGTCCAGCCTGTGTGAGATGGGATTCTGTGACAGGCAGTTAAACCTGAGGCTGCTGAAGAAACACAACAATAACATGATTCAAGTGGTAACTGAATTACTGCAGATCAGTAACAGTGACTGGTACAGCAGTAGATGCTGA
- the NBR1 gene encoding next to BRCA1 gene 1 protein isoform X2, with amino-acid sequence MEPPVTLRVSCRGDTRSFVVSDPAHTTWADVEAMVKVSFDLDNVQIKYIDEDNDEVSVNSKEEYEEALKIAVKQGNQLQMNAYERNPACALQVPEKTVTEKLMLLKDEKKPLLCYSMLAQGLQEELKDDKELTIQKLNQTQTGSTSEDPPEWFTSYLETFREQVVKETVEKLEQKLYEKLVPSSQPADFAESSAAAAPPPAEGSPCDWLISCCNCQARIVGVRYQCSLCPAYNICEECEAGTYAHDPNHVLLKLRRPVLCTAENYSPAELPPRLPATLEQVRLQKQMDKRFLKAEKQRLRAEKKQRKAEVRELKKQLKLHRKIHMWNSVHVLETSSSPTLKSESLQPNTFLSPNQPFQAIVPTLSAVFVDENLPDGTHLQPGTKFIKHWRMKNTGNVEWSSDTKLKLMWGNLTLASSEKKDVVVPSLPSGQVGTVSVEFVAPNIEGTYTSHWRLSHKGEQFGPRIWCSIVVDPSPAADCLESEWKDSDSCQKSNSSSTKQDASFKTEASAQLMGEITEQAEVSLPTIPLKIKNLPSEREFYIPSVDLLTAQDLLSFELLDINIVQELERVPHNTPVDMTPCMSPLPHDSPLLEKPGLGQIEEENEGSGFKLVPGVAEGCLPVDSSMVKVKAEHALNQEEGEEDMSGTQFVCETVIRSLTLDAAPDHKPPQKKNKVLQNSLQTLQDSFSCNMINEESPMINTNSTSKKEAKIHQSELITENYCGKEGDLPPSAESTSPCSGADNCEEEEDKDDVQSQGSSASSEDYIIILPECFDTSRPLGESMYSSALSQPSLEKTGELEAGAESPEAGSQPQIHGVSDILSTSQTLAAVPLTPETVDTSPQTQRNLAPLQDHIFQELNISASENISSAPHNQIRREEPSGEDSHGPGSSEFPPSKQKFSEYPRYPQGSSIAGELVKGALSVAASAYKALFAGPPIIEQQPAATEEQTATLLSSLCEMGFCDRQLNLRLLKKHNNNMIQVVTELLQISNSDWYSSRC; translated from the exons ATGGAGCCCCCGGTGACCCTCCGCGTCTCCTGCCGCGGCGACACCCGCAGCTTCGTCGTGTCGGACCCGGCGCACACGACGTGGGCCGATGTGGAGGCCATG GTTAAGGTTTCATTTGACCTGGACAACGTTCAGATCAAATACATTGATGAGGACAATGATGAG gtCTCTGTGAATAGCAAAG agGAATATGAAGAAGCTCTGAAG ATTGCAGTTAAACAAGGAAATCAACTTCAGATGAATGCCTATGAAAGAAACCCTGCTTGTGCTTTGCAAGTACCTGAAAAAACTGTGACAGAAAAGCTGATGCTTCTGAAGGATGAGAAGAAACCTCTTTTATGCTATTCCATGCTAGCTCAGGGATTACAGGAAGAATTAAAAGATGACAAGGAGCTGACCATTCAG aaGTTAAATCAGACACAAACAGGAAGCACAAGTGAAGATCCTCCAGAATGGTTTACAAGCTACTTGGAAACA TTCAGGGAACAAGTAGTTAAGGAGACTGTCGAGAAGCTGGAGCAGAAGCTGTATGAGAAGCTTGTTCCTAGCAGTCAGCCTGCAGACTTTGCTGagagctcagctgcagcagcacctccccCTGCGGAGGGCAGCCCCTGTGACTGGTTGATCTCCTGCTGCAACTGCCAGGCCCGGATCGTGGGGGTGCGCTACCAGTGCAG CCTTTGTCCAGCCTACAACATCTGTGAAGAGTGTGAAGCAGGAACATATGCCCACGATCCAAACCATGTCTTGTTAAAGCTGCGCAGGCCCGTCCTCTGCACTGCTGAGAAttacagccctgcagagctcccaccACGCCTTCCTGCCACTCTGGAGCAAGTCAG GCTCCAGAAACAGATGGACAAAAGATTTCTGAAGGCAGAGAAGCAAAGATTAcgagcagaaaagaaacagcgAAAAGCAGAGGTCCGAGAGCTCAAAAAGCAGCTAAAATTGCACAGGAAAATTCATATGTGGAACTCTGTCCATGTATTGGAAACGAGCAGCTCACCTACTCTGAAATCTGAGAGTCTCCAACCTAACACCTTCCT GAGTCCTAATCAACCCTTCCAAGCAATTGTCCCAACACTAAGTGCAGTATTTGTGGATGAGAATTTGCCTGATGGCACTCACTTGCAACCAGGAACAAAGTTTATCAAACACTGGCGAATGAAAAATACTGGCAATGTGGAATGGAGCTCAGACACAAAG CTGAAACTTATGTGGGGAAATCTGACCTTGGCATCTTCTGAGAAAAAAGATGTGGTAGTGCCATCCCTTCCATCGGGACAAGTGGGAACTGTTTCAGTTGAGTTTGTAGCTCCTAATATTGAAGGAACTTACACTTCTCACTGGAGACTGTCACACAAAGGAGAACAGTTTGGGCCAAGGATCTGGTGCAGTATTGTTGTggatccctctccagctgctgacTGTCTAGAAAGTGAGTGGAAGGATTCTGACTCCTGTCAGAAGAGTAACAGTTCCAGCACCAAACAG gaTGCTTCCTTCAAAACAGAAGCAAGTGCTCAACTGATGGGTGAAATCACAGAGCAGGCTGAAGTATCTCTGCCAACTATTCCTTTAAAGATCAAAAATCTGCCAAGTGAGAGAGAGTTTTACATCCCGTCTGTTGATCTCCTCACTGCACAG GATTTGCTGTCCTTTGAGCTGTTGGACATTAATATTGTGCAGGAATTGGAGCGAGTGCCACACAATACTCCTGTTG ACATGACTCCATGCATGTCCCCTTTGCCACATGACAGCCCCTTGCTGGAGAAACCTGGCTTAGGTCAGATAGAGGAGGAGAATGAGGGGAGTGGATTTAAACTAGTTCCTG GAGTGGCAGAAGGCTGCCTTCCTGTGGACTCTTCCATGGTGAAGGTGAAAGCTGAGCATGCACTGAaccaggaggaaggggaagaagataTGAGTGGGACTCAGTTTGTCTGTGAAACTGTGATTCGATCTCTGACCCTGGATGCTGCACCTGACCACAAgcctccacaaaaaaaaaataaagtccttCAGA ACTCTTTACAAACATTGCAAGACTCCTTCAGTTGCAATATGATAAATGAAGAATCTCCTATGATAAATACTAATTCCACTTccaaaaaggaagcaaagattCATCAGTCAGAGCTAATTACGGAAAATTACTGTG ggaAGGAAGGGGACCTTCCACCATCTGCTGAGAGCACGAGCCCTTGTAGTGGTGCTGACAAttgtgaggaagaggaagataaaGATGATGTTCAGAGTCAAGGCTCCTCTGCTTCATCAGAGGATTATATCATTATTCTCCCTGAGTGCTTTGACACAAGTCGGCCTTTGGGCGAGTCCATGTATAGTTCAGCTCTTTCTCAGCCCAGTTTGGAAAAGACAGGAGAACTtgaagcaggagcagagagccCTGAAGCAGGAAGCCAGCCACAGATCCACGGGGTCAGTGACATTTTGTCAACTTCCCAAACACTGGCTGCAGTGCCACTGACCCCAGAGACTGTGGACACCTCACCCCAGACACAAAG GAATCTTGCACCTCTTCAGGATCATATCTTCCAGGAACTAAACATATCAGCTTCAGAGAATATCTCTTCTGCTCCTCATAATCAAATACGAAGAGAAG AACCCAGTGGTGAAGACAGTCACGGTCCAGGATCTTCTGAATTTCCCCCTAGTAAACAGAAGTTCTCAGAATACCCAAG GTACCCTCAAGGAAGCAGCATTGCAGGAGAACTTGTCAAAGGAGCTTTGTCTGTTGCTGCTTCTGCCTACAAGGCATTATTTGCTGGACCTCCTATTATTGAGCAG cagcctGCAGCTACAGAAGAGCAGACTGCCACTCTGCTGTCCAGCCTGTGTGAGATGGGATTCTGTGACAGGCAGTTAAACCTGAGGCTGCTGAAGAAACACAACAATAACATGATTCAAGTGGTAACTGAATTACTGCAGATCAGTAACAGTGACTGGTACAGCAGTAGATGCTGA